The Galactobacillus timonensis genome has a segment encoding these proteins:
- a CDS encoding HNH endonuclease, whose translation MPMKPKRPCRWPGCGKLCEDGKQYCPEHQKQMDEHYDSFTRGYDGSKRYGSRWRTVRARYVQKHPFCEECLKQGRYVAVEEVHHIVPLSAGGTNDESNLMSLCRSCHEKMHQKIGDRRPPGAVKISESAF comes from the coding sequence CGCTGGCCCGGATGCGGAAAGCTCTGTGAGGATGGGAAGCAATACTGCCCAGAGCATCAGAAGCAGATGGACGAGCACTACGACAGCTTCACGCGCGGCTATGACGGTTCCAAGCGCTATGGCAGCCGGTGGCGAACAGTTCGCGCGCGGTATGTTCAGAAACATCCCTTCTGTGAGGAGTGTCTGAAGCAAGGGCGCTATGTCGCAGTCGAGGAAGTTCACCACATCGTTCCGCTCTCGGCAGGCGGGACGAACGATGAAAGCAACCTGATGTCGCTCTGCCGTTCCTGTCACGAGAAGATGCATCAGAAGATTGGCGACCGCAGGCCCCCAGGGGCGGTGAAAATCTCTGAAAGCGCTTTCTGA
- a CDS encoding DUF5049 domain-containing protein, translating to MDAKVKEQIMAIHDTGLTNMFDLPTVQRLAFERNYFELVLFLEDHREEYIDFILHGDNESS from the coding sequence ATGGACGCAAAGGTCAAAGAACAGATCATGGCAATCCACGATACCGGGCTGACGAACATGTTCGACCTACCTACCGTTCAGCGGCTCGCCTTCGAACGAAACTACTTCGAACTGGTGCTCTTTCTCGAAGACCACCGGGAAGAATACATCGACTTTATCCTTCATGGCGACAACGAATCCTCCTGA
- a CDS encoding P27 family phage terminase small subunit, whose product MAKDGTYRGGRRIKAGGKPTPAAEKIANGKTAQVMSNDIPDLDPNELDAVDLPEGAVLEGNDMPKPGEYLSAKQKNGKPLGADEIYRETWLWLKRRHCENLVNPRLIESYAQNFARYIQCEDAISTYGLLGKHPTTGGVVTSPFVQMASQFQRAANLIWMEIFDIVKQNCTEEYDEGNPNDTMEQLLRSRRER is encoded by the coding sequence ATGGCAAAAGATGGAACCTACCGCGGCGGGCGAAGAATCAAAGCCGGAGGTAAGCCCACACCGGCAGCGGAAAAGATCGCAAACGGGAAAACAGCTCAGGTCATGAGCAACGACATTCCGGATCTTGATCCCAACGAGCTCGATGCCGTCGATCTTCCGGAAGGCGCAGTGCTGGAAGGAAACGACATGCCTAAGCCCGGCGAGTACCTGTCCGCAAAGCAGAAGAACGGAAAGCCGCTCGGCGCGGATGAAATTTACCGTGAAACATGGTTATGGCTGAAACGGCGGCATTGCGAGAACCTCGTCAATCCCCGTCTCATTGAATCCTACGCACAGAACTTTGCCCGCTATATCCAATGTGAGGACGCGATCAGCACGTATGGACTGCTGGGTAAGCACCCGACTACCGGAGGCGTGGTGACATCACCGTTTGTTCAGATGGCAAGCCAGTTCCAGCGTGCGGCAAATTTGATATGGATGGAGATATTCGACATTGTGAAACAGAACTGCACAGAAGAATATGACGAAGGAAATCCGAATGACACGATGGAGCAGTTACTTCGCTCAAGGAGAGAACGATAA
- a CDS encoding virulence protein gives MKLTFNVTKETKKAFVNVLAEITGNKAVYQFTPTYAYAIGDLTVNRDATVTAPDDRDLSSVLAALSAMGYKLIESDNGETTAEQEPEAETTEDPAEPETDESGITEYTISLPLASANVGTLTNMINAKESLIKKALGITDTRINVTEEKIEFPWFERELSPEEVHAYTTFLSLLCKLSKELKHASSRPVETDNEKYAFRCFLLRLGFIGADYKEDRKVLLQNLTGSAAFRNGAPVKEVQA, from the coding sequence ATGAAACTCACATTCAACGTAACAAAAGAAACCAAGAAAGCATTTGTAAATGTCCTCGCGGAGATTACCGGAAACAAGGCGGTCTACCAGTTCACGCCGACTTATGCTTACGCAATCGGCGATCTCACCGTCAACCGGGACGCAACAGTAACCGCACCGGATGACAGGGACCTCAGCTCCGTGCTTGCAGCGCTCAGCGCCATGGGCTACAAGCTGATCGAGAGTGACAATGGTGAAACAACAGCCGAACAGGAGCCAGAGGCTGAAACGACGGAAGATCCAGCGGAACCTGAAACCGATGAATCTGGAATTACGGAGTATACGATCTCCCTTCCACTTGCATCCGCGAATGTTGGAACGCTGACAAACATGATCAATGCAAAGGAAAGCCTGATCAAAAAAGCGCTTGGCATTACAGATACACGCATCAACGTAACGGAAGAAAAGATTGAATTTCCATGGTTTGAGCGGGAGCTTTCTCCAGAGGAAGTCCACGCCTACACCACATTCCTTTCCCTGCTCTGCAAGCTCTCGAAAGAACTAAAGCACGCAAGCAGCCGGCCGGTTGAAACAGATAACGAAAAGTACGCCTTCCGCTGCTTCCTTCTGCGGCTTGGATTTATCGGCGCAGACTACAAGGAAGATCGTAAGGTCCTGCTTCAGAACCTGACCGGCAGCGCTGCCTTCCGCAATGGTGCTCCGGTAAAGGAGGTACAGGCATGA
- a CDS encoding DUF4314 domain-containing protein has product MRIVTDKVLAALRAKFPEGTRVELVQMDDVQAPPIGTKGTVYGVDDTGSLLVDWDNGCGLNAIFGEDIVQKVVD; this is encoded by the coding sequence ATGAGGATAGTCACTGATAAAGTACTGGCTGCTTTGCGAGCCAAATTTCCAGAGGGCACCCGGGTCGAGCTGGTTCAAATGGATGACGTGCAGGCTCCACCGATCGGCACAAAAGGAACAGTCTATGGTGTTGACGATACCGGCTCCCTTCTTGTTGACTGGGACAATGGCTGTGGGCTGAACGCAATCTTCGGTGAGGACATCGTTCAGAAGGTGGTTGACTGA
- a CDS encoding terminase large subunit: protein MAMRKLKNYQPTRFMAETSSYNKDAADYAVLFIESLRHTKGSWYRKPFELIDWQEQIIRDVFGILKPNGYRQFNTAYIEIPKKQGKSELAAAVALLLTCGDGEERAEVYGCAADRNQAKIVYDVAVDMVRLCPALDKRVKILESQKKLIYLPTNSTYQVLSADVANKHGFNTSGVIFDELHTQPNRKLYDVMTKGSGDARTQPLYFLITTAGTDTNSICYEIHQKALDIIEGRKIDPTFYPVIYGADESDDWTDPAVWKKANPSLGITVSIDKVQDACNSARQNPGEENAFRQLRLNQWVKQAIRWMPMEKWDACAFSVDPEDLEGRVCYGGLDLSSTTDITAFVLVFPPRDETDCYVVLPYFWIPEDNVDLRVRRDHVPYDLWEKEGYLETTEGNVIHYGFIEKFIEHLGEIYNIREIAFDRWGAVQMVQNLEGMGFTVVPFGQGFKDMSPPTKELMKLVLEKRIAHGGHPVLRWMMDNIYIRRDPAGNIKADKEKSTEKIDGAVAMIMALDRAVRGGNDDGASVYDDRGILFI, encoded by the coding sequence ATGGCAATGCGAAAACTGAAAAACTATCAACCGACACGCTTCATGGCAGAGACGTCCTCCTACAACAAGGACGCCGCTGACTATGCCGTCTTATTTATCGAAAGCCTGCGGCATACCAAGGGCAGCTGGTATCGAAAACCGTTCGAGTTAATCGACTGGCAGGAGCAGATTATTCGGGATGTGTTTGGAATCCTCAAGCCTAACGGATACCGACAGTTCAACACGGCCTATATCGAAATTCCAAAGAAACAGGGAAAGTCAGAACTGGCCGCTGCGGTCGCTCTTCTTCTTACCTGCGGTGATGGCGAGGAACGCGCTGAGGTTTATGGCTGCGCTGCGGACCGCAATCAGGCAAAAATTGTCTATGACGTTGCGGTTGATATGGTGCGCCTCTGCCCCGCTCTTGATAAGCGTGTGAAGATTCTGGAATCCCAGAAAAAGCTGATCTACCTTCCGACCAACAGTACCTATCAGGTGCTCTCCGCCGATGTAGCAAACAAGCATGGATTTAACACTTCGGGTGTGATCTTTGATGAGCTTCACACCCAGCCGAATCGAAAGCTCTACGATGTTATGACGAAGGGATCCGGTGATGCCCGGACCCAGCCGCTGTACTTTCTGATTACAACGGCAGGAACGGATACCAACAGTATCTGTTATGAGATTCATCAGAAAGCCCTTGATATCATCGAAGGCCGTAAGATCGATCCCACGTTCTATCCGGTGATCTATGGGGCAGATGAGTCAGACGACTGGACGGACCCCGCAGTCTGGAAAAAAGCGAATCCCTCGCTTGGAATTACTGTGAGTATCGATAAGGTACAGGATGCCTGTAACTCAGCCAGACAAAATCCCGGTGAGGAAAATGCCTTCCGTCAACTGCGACTAAACCAATGGGTTAAACAAGCCATCCGATGGATGCCAATGGAAAAATGGGATGCCTGTGCATTTTCCGTTGATCCCGAGGATCTGGAAGGCCGCGTCTGCTATGGTGGCCTGGACCTGTCGAGTACAACCGACATTACAGCCTTTGTCCTCGTCTTTCCACCCAGGGATGAAACCGACTGCTATGTGGTTTTACCCTACTTCTGGATTCCTGAGGACAACGTGGATCTTCGTGTCCGACGGGATCACGTTCCCTACGATTTATGGGAAAAGGAAGGCTATCTGGAAACAACGGAAGGAAACGTAATACATTATGGCTTCATCGAAAAGTTCATTGAGCACCTTGGAGAAATCTATAACATCCGTGAGATCGCCTTCGACCGCTGGGGCGCCGTCCAGATGGTGCAGAATCTTGAAGGCATGGGGTTTACCGTGGTTCCCTTCGGACAGGGATTTAAGGACATGTCCCCGCCAACCAAAGAGCTGATGAAGCTGGTTCTGGAAAAGCGAATCGCCCATGGCGGCCACCCGGTGCTGCGCTGGATGATGGATAACATCTATATCCGTCGTGATCCGGCGGGCAACATTAAAGCCGATAAAGAGAAATCCACGGAGAAGATTGACGGTGCGGTTGCGATGATCATGGCCTTGGACCGGGCAGTACGGGGAGGAAATGACGATGGTGCTTCGGTATATGACGACCGTGGAATTCTGTTCATCTGA
- a CDS encoding site-specific DNA-methyltransferase, with amino-acid sequence MDTVKLEQVPIEKLVPYARNARTHSKEQIAQLRASLREFGFVSPAVIDSGYNILVGHGRIQAAREEGYKTVPCVFAENLTEAQKKAYILADNQLALNAGWDEDMLSVELSDLKNDSFDLSLLGFEESDLEKYLNPDDEDAEQDDFDVDTELAKPCFSKAGDIWHLGRHTVICGDSTNPDTYTHLLEGNSVNLVCTDPPYLVNLESTSGKIKNDDLNDKDGYEFLKKAFCCFHDVMAKDASIYVFYATAKARIFHDAYEDAGFKVGAGLVWKKDRLVLTRTDWKYIHEPIIWGWRKDGKHQWYGDQKQVTVFQFDRIKNSKEDGFGHPSSKPVPLIAYLIRQCTQTNGLVLDGFLGSASTLIACEQLGRVCYGVELEAKFIDVAVNRYIQLKDGSDTDVYLIRNGKQISYGQAIELMEKEQERNCERGGTAS; translated from the coding sequence ATGGATACAGTAAAACTTGAACAGGTCCCGATTGAGAAACTGGTGCCATATGCCAGAAACGCCCGGACACACAGTAAAGAACAGATCGCTCAGCTTCGCGCATCGCTGCGGGAGTTCGGCTTTGTTTCTCCTGCCGTGATTGATAGTGGCTACAACATCCTTGTGGGTCATGGACGAATTCAGGCGGCCCGTGAGGAAGGATATAAAACGGTTCCCTGTGTGTTTGCAGAGAACCTGACGGAGGCCCAGAAAAAAGCGTACATTCTCGCCGACAACCAGCTGGCGCTAAACGCGGGATGGGACGAGGACATGCTTTCGGTCGAATTATCGGATCTGAAGAACGACTCGTTTGATCTCTCCCTTCTGGGCTTTGAGGAATCCGATCTTGAAAAGTATCTCAATCCGGATGATGAAGATGCTGAGCAGGACGATTTCGATGTAGACACGGAACTTGCAAAGCCATGTTTTTCCAAAGCCGGTGATATCTGGCATCTGGGAAGACATACTGTGATCTGCGGTGACTCCACCAATCCAGACACATACACACATCTGCTGGAAGGAAACAGTGTAAATCTTGTCTGCACCGATCCTCCCTACCTCGTGAACCTTGAAAGTACATCCGGCAAGATCAAAAATGACGATCTGAACGATAAGGACGGCTACGAGTTCTTAAAAAAGGCCTTCTGCTGTTTCCATGATGTAATGGCAAAGGACGCATCGATTTATGTGTTCTACGCTACAGCTAAGGCGCGCATCTTCCACGATGCCTATGAAGATGCAGGATTTAAGGTTGGGGCCGGTCTGGTCTGGAAGAAGGACCGGCTGGTACTTACCCGGACAGATTGGAAATACATCCATGAGCCCATCATATGGGGCTGGCGAAAAGACGGAAAGCATCAATGGTACGGTGATCAGAAACAGGTCACCGTTTTTCAGTTCGACCGCATCAAGAACAGCAAAGAGGACGGATTCGGACATCCTTCAAGCAAGCCGGTACCATTGATCGCTTATCTGATCAGGCAGTGCACCCAGACGAACGGTCTGGTGCTGGACGGGTTTCTGGGTTCTGCCTCAACTCTGATTGCCTGCGAGCAGCTGGGACGCGTCTGCTATGGCGTGGAGCTGGAGGCGAAGTTCATCGATGTAGCGGTGAACAGATACATCCAGTTGAAGGATGGATCCGATACGGATGTGTACCTGATCCGCAACGGGAAACAAATATCTTACGGGCAGGCAATAGAACTCATGGAAAAGGAGCAGGAGAGGAACTGTGAACGCGGAGGAACGGCTTCTTGA
- a CDS encoding DUF7698 family protein, with product MTNTFEKTYNAVQTAKKAYKEATTAEGRDAAREMMEQAEDAIVEMGDIACTIWRAYRKSKENENPILNFDDIIWDRDVKALTTCMKENGIHSFTYSCRATDAVETLWLFKESGCTIGEIVEVNLRKGFSGKGYETGHAFKMILN from the coding sequence ATGACGAACACATTCGAGAAAACCTACAACGCAGTTCAGACCGCAAAGAAAGCCTACAAGGAAGCCACCACAGCAGAAGGCAGAGACGCCGCAAGAGAGATGATGGAGCAGGCTGAGGATGCCATTGTCGAGATGGGCGACATTGCCTGCACGATCTGGAGAGCTTACCGGAAATCAAAGGAAAACGAGAACCCGATTCTGAACTTTGATGACATCATCTGGGATCGCGATGTGAAAGCCCTGACCACCTGCATGAAGGAAAACGGCATTCACTCCTTCACCTACTCCTGCCGGGCAACGGATGCAGTTGAAACACTCTGGCTGTTCAAGGAATCCGGATGCACGATTGGCGAGATTGTTGAAGTCAACCTTCGCAAAGGTTTCAGCGGCAAGGGTTACGAAACAGGGCACGCCTTCAAGATGATTCTGAACTGA